The genomic stretch CCTTGCCGGCCAATGCCGCTTCGGTCAACACCTTGGTGGTTTCCTGGAACGAAGCCGCCGAGATAAAGCTATTCGACTGAACGGCTGCCTTGGTGATCCCCAGCAACTGAGTACTGGCGGTCGCACTCTTGGGACGCTTGCCCTTGGCAGGATCGCCACCCATCGCTTCGATTTCCGCGTTCGTTTGTTCGAACACTTCTTTGGGAATGATTTGTCCTTCGTGGAAATCGCTTGCACCCGGCTTGGTCACCTTCATGCAATTGGCCAACGCATCGTTGGCGTGACGGAAATGGAACCGGTCCATCACGCTGCCGGGCAACAAGTTCGTATCACCCGCTGACTCAATTTTCACCTTGCGAAGCATTCGGGCGATAATGATCTCGCAGTGCTTATCGTTGATTTCAACTTTCTGCGACTGATAGACCTGTTGAATTTCGTGCAGCAAGTATTGCTGAACGGCTTCTTCACCCGAGACACGCAAGATGTCGTGCGGAACCAACGGACCCTCGACGAGTGCTTGACCCGCTTTGACGAAGTCACCGCTGTGAACTTGGAAGTGTTTGCCGTGAGGAACCAAGTGTTCACGCTCGATACCCGATTCGCTGCGAACAACAATGGTTCGCTTACCACGTTTACGCTCGGCAAGAATTTCAACTTCACCATCGACTTCCGCGATCACAGCAGGATCTTTCGGCTTGCGAGCTTCGAAAATCTCGGTAACTCGAGGCAGACCGCCCGTGATATCCGACACACCGCCGGCTTCACGCGGCATTTCAGCCAGCACCGTACCGGGAACGATCTTGTCGCCTTCGCGAGCCACGATCATGGCACGTTCGGGCAAGTAGATGACGTCGAGAGCCTTGCCGGTGGCTGCTTCCAAGTCGGAGTCCACCGATTCGATCACCAACTGCGGGTGAAGGTCACCCTTATGGTCGACAATCATCATCCGCACGTTGCCGCTGGCTTCGCGCTCGACCCGCATCGTTTCGCCTTCGACGATGTCTTCGAAACGGATCTTACCGTTGACTTCCGACAAGATCGGAATCGAGTAGGGGTTCCATTCGCAAAGGACGGTGCCTTCTTTAACGGTCTCGCCTTCTTTGACGCGAAGCGCCGCACCGGTGGGAACCGGATACGATTCGATTTCGCGACCACGCTCGTCGACCAACGTGATTTCACCGTTTCGATTCAGCACGATCGGGATGCCTTCGGTGTTGGCCACCGCACGCATCCGCGTCAAACGAACTTCACCAGACCGTTTGCTCTTGATGTCCGATTCAACCGACTGCTTGCTAACCGATCCACCGATGTGGAACGTTCGCATCGTCAACTGAGTTCCGGGTTCACCAATCGATTGAGCGGCGATGATACCGACGGCCATGCCTTCTTCGACCAACGATCCAGTCGACATATCCATGCCGTAGCAACAACGACAAACACCCAACGGCGCGTCGCATGTCATCGGTGTCCGGACTTGGATCTTTTCCAGTCCCATTCCTTCGATGTTGCGGGCGATTTCGGGGGTGATCATTTCGTTTTCGCGAACGATCACTTCGTCGGTTACCGGATTGACGATCGATTGGCGACTGACGCGACCGTTGATCGAATCGAGCAAGCTGACTTCGACCTTCTCGCCGCGATAGACAACACCCTTGGTGATACCTTGCGTCGTACCGCAATCGTTCATCGTGATGACGACGTTTTGCGCGACGTCGGCCAGTTTACGGGTCAAGTAACCCGAGTCGGCCGTCTTAAGCGCCGTATCGGCCAAGCCCTTACGAGCACCGTGCGTCGACGAGAAGTATTCCAGTACCGACAAACCTTCGCGGAAGTTCGCCTTGATCGGCGTTTCGATGATTTCACCGGTCGGCTTTGCCATCAATCCACGCATACCGGCCAACTGCCGAATTTGCTCGATACCACCCCGTGCACCTGAGTGCGACATCAAATACACCGGGTTGATGTACCAGCCGCCATCGCGGACGTCGTTCTTCATCGCCTGCATCATGTCCTTGGTGATCAACTCGCGTGCCGCTGTCCATTCGTCCAGCACGTGGTTGTATCGTTCCGCACCGGTCATCAAACCGCGTTCGTACGACTTCTTCAGCTTCATGACTTCCTTTTCGGCCTTCTTGATGAATTCCGTTTTGGAGTCCGGCGTGACCAAGTCGTCGGTCGCGAACGACAAACCCGACCGCGTCGATTCGCGGAAACCGGTCTGCATCATGTCATCAAGCAAGTGAATCGTCGCGCGACGACCCAGACGTTGATAACAGTCGCTAATCGCCAACGCCAAGTCACCGCTCTTCATCGGGTGGTTATAGAAATCCATCCCGTCGGGAAGCATTTCATTGAACCGGACACGACCGGGCGTCGTGTCGATGATCGCGCCGTACTTGCCATCGCCGTTATCGGTTTTCAAGCGTTGGAACTTGGGCAACCGCATCTTGATCCTCGCGTGCAGCGCGATGACGCCTTGGGCGAATGCCAAATCGACTTCGTCGTAGCCCGAGAAGATCATGCCTTCGCCCTTTTGATCGGGCATTTCGGCGGTCATGTAGTAACAACCCATGACGATGTCCTGGGACGGCGACATGATCGGCTTGCCGTTCGACGGTGCGAAGACGTTGTTCGTCGACATCATCAACGTGTGGGCTTCGACTTGCGCTTCAATCGAAAGCGGCAAGTGGACGGCCATCTGGTCACCGTCAAAGTCGGCGTTGAAGCCTTTGCAAACCAAGGGGTGCAAGTGAATCGCGTTGCCTTCGACCAACACTGGCTCGAACGCTTGGATCCCCATCCGGTGAAGCGTCGGTGCACGGTTCAGAAGCACGGGGTGGTTTGTGATGACCTGTTCCAGGATGTCCCAAACCTCTTCGTCTTTCCGCTCCAGCATCTTCTTGGCCGACTTGATCGTGTCGGCGTGGCCGAGCTCTTTCAAACGACGGATGATGAACGGTTGATACAGTTCGAGCGCGATCTTCTTCGGCAAACCACACTGGTGCAGCTTCAGCCGCGGACCGACCACGATGACGCTACGTGCCGAGTAATCGACTCGCTTGCCCAGCAAGTTTTCGCGGAAACGACCTTGCTTGCCCTTGATCATGTCGGTCAACGACTTCAGCGGTCGGTTCGATGAACCCAACACGGGTCGCTTGCAGCGGTTGTTGTCGAACAGCGCATCAACGGACTGTTGCAGCATTCGCTTTTCGTTGCGAATGATGACTTCCGGTGCGTTCAAGTCGACAAGCTTGCGCAAGCGGTTGTTGCGGTTGATGATCCGTCGATACAAGTCGTTCAAGTCCGACGTCGCAAAGTTGCCGCTGTCCAACAACACCAATGGACGCAAGTCGGGCGGAATCACGGGGATCACGTCCAACACCATCCACTCGGGACGGTTATCGCTATCGCGGATCGATTCAACGATCTTCAAACGATTGATCAGGTCTTTCTTCTTTTGCTTCGATCCGGTCTCGACCAAATCGACACGCAACTTGTCCGACAAGGTGACCAAGTCGAGTTGGTTGAGCAGCTTGCGAACTGCTTCGGCGCCCATGTCGGCCTCGAAGGTGCCTTCGCCGTACTGTTGACGGGCGGCGCGATACTCTTCTTCGGTCAACAATTGGCGAGCTTCCAACTCCGTCGATCCGGGATCGATGACGACGTAGTCTTGGAAGTAGATGACCTTTTCAAGCGAACTGGTCTTCATGTCCAGCAGGTTACCCAAACGCGACGGCATCGCTTTGAAGAACCAAATGTGAACGACCGGTGCGGCCAATTCGATGTGGCC from Rubripirellula tenax encodes the following:
- the rpoC gene encoding DNA-directed RNA polymerase subunit beta', which produces MSTGETSNYDRINDYASVRISLARPQDIKGWSFGEVKKPETINYRTYRPEKDGLFCERIFGPEKDWECACGKYRGMKYKGMICDRCGVKVTHSRVRRKRMGHIELAAPVVHIWFFKAMPSRLGNLLDMKTSSLEKVIYFQDYVVIDPGSTELEARQLLTEEEYRAARQQYGEGTFEADMGAEAVRKLLNQLDLVTLSDKLRVDLVETGSKQKKKDLINRLKIVESIRDSDNRPEWMVLDVIPVIPPDLRPLVLLDSGNFATSDLNDLYRRIINRNNRLRKLVDLNAPEVIIRNEKRMLQQSVDALFDNNRCKRPVLGSSNRPLKSLTDMIKGKQGRFRENLLGKRVDYSARSVIVVGPRLKLHQCGLPKKIALELYQPFIIRRLKELGHADTIKSAKKMLERKDEEVWDILEQVITNHPVLLNRAPTLHRMGIQAFEPVLVEGNAIHLHPLVCKGFNADFDGDQMAVHLPLSIEAQVEAHTLMMSTNNVFAPSNGKPIMSPSQDIVMGCYYMTAEMPDQKGEGMIFSGYDEVDLAFAQGVIALHARIKMRLPKFQRLKTDNGDGKYGAIIDTTPGRVRFNEMLPDGMDFYNHPMKSGDLALAISDCYQRLGRRATIHLLDDMMQTGFRESTRSGLSFATDDLVTPDSKTEFIKKAEKEVMKLKKSYERGLMTGAERYNHVLDEWTAARELITKDMMQAMKNDVRDGGWYINPVYLMSHSGARGGIEQIRQLAGMRGLMAKPTGEIIETPIKANFREGLSVLEYFSSTHGARKGLADTALKTADSGYLTRKLADVAQNVVITMNDCGTTQGITKGVVYRGEKVEVSLLDSINGRVSRQSIVNPVTDEVIVRENEMITPEIARNIEGMGLEKIQVRTPMTCDAPLGVCRCCYGMDMSTGSLVEEGMAVGIIAAQSIGEPGTQLTMRTFHIGGSVSKQSVESDIKSKRSGEVRLTRMRAVANTEGIPIVLNRNGEITLVDERGREIESYPVPTGAALRVKEGETVKEGTVLCEWNPYSIPILSEVNGKIRFEDIVEGETMRVEREASGNVRMMIVDHKGDLHPQLVIESVDSDLEAATGKALDVIYLPERAMIVAREGDKIVPGTVLAEMPREAGGVSDITGGLPRVTEIFEARKPKDPAVIAEVDGEVEILAERKRGKRTIVVRSESGIEREHLVPHGKHFQVHSGDFVKAGQALVEGPLVPHDILRVSGEEAVQQYLLHEIQQVYQSQKVEINDKHCEIIIARMLRKVKIESAGDTNLLPGSVMDRFHFRHANDALANCMKVTKPGASDFHEGQIIPKEVFEQTNAEIEAMGGDPAKGKRPKSATASTQLLGITKAAVQSNSFISAASFQETTKVLTEAALAGKVDKLVGLKENVILGHLIPAGTGFRIFQESEVNYRREALEELANAPVQSLEESFPLLNADEGSAPSPAATPDEPVDMPKNQTLDQMMGGQE